Proteins from a single region of Candidatus Scalindua sp.:
- the zwf gene encoding glucose-6-phosphate dehydrogenase, whose protein sequence is MTPKNIQEIKNINIMEMPAGPCLIVIFGASGDLTMRKLIPALYNLSAEKLLPDEFAVIGFARKELTNEQFREKLSGDLCQFVSCELNSPELQGWISQRLYYVQGDYDDPSSYENLKTLLLEIEQNHKTQGNRLFYLATPPNIFGTITKNLSQTELIKQDDQTWKRVIIEKPFGRDLESAQALNHELQKYLAESQVYRIDHYLGKETVQNILVFRFANGIFEPIWNRRYIDHIQITVSEELGVEHRASYYEEVGALRDMVSNHIVQLLSYIAMEPPYSFDAEAVRNEKAKVLHAIYPYSHEDVLSCTVRGQYGEGVLANGEKVSGYRSEPDVNPKSNTETFVALKMMIDNWRWAGVPFYIRTGKRMAKRMTEIVIYFKKPPFTLFRETAVENLETNVLVIRIQPNEGISLSFSAKKPGATLDIGTMKMDFTYSDFFGNKKAAIGYEALLYDCMHGDATLFLRSDNVECAWSTLTTILDVWGTLPARNFPNYASGSWGPGDSNKLLAKDGRAWRNSA, encoded by the coding sequence GTGACGCCTAAAAATATTCAAGAAATAAAAAATATAAATATAATGGAGATGCCTGCAGGCCCTTGTTTAATCGTTATTTTTGGAGCTTCCGGCGACTTGACGATGCGTAAGTTAATACCCGCTCTTTACAATCTCAGTGCAGAGAAACTGCTTCCTGATGAATTTGCCGTCATCGGCTTCGCAAGAAAGGAGTTGACAAATGAACAATTTCGTGAGAAACTGAGCGGCGATCTCTGCCAGTTTGTCTCTTGTGAATTAAACAGCCCGGAATTACAGGGTTGGATTTCTCAGCGTCTCTACTACGTTCAAGGGGATTATGATGATCCTTCAAGTTATGAAAACCTGAAGACGTTACTGCTTGAGATAGAGCAAAACCACAAAACGCAGGGAAACCGTCTCTTTTATCTTGCGACACCGCCTAACATCTTTGGAACAATTACAAAGAACTTATCGCAAACCGAACTGATTAAACAGGATGATCAAACCTGGAAACGGGTGATTATTGAAAAACCTTTTGGCAGAGATTTAGAGTCGGCACAAGCTCTGAATCATGAATTACAGAAATACCTGGCTGAATCCCAGGTTTATCGTATTGATCACTATTTGGGTAAAGAAACAGTTCAGAATATCTTAGTTTTCAGATTTGCCAACGGTATTTTTGAACCTATCTGGAATCGTCGTTATATTGATCACATCCAGATTACCGTCAGTGAAGAGTTGGGAGTGGAACATCGGGCTTCTTACTACGAAGAGGTGGGAGCTTTACGCGATATGGTGTCTAATCACATCGTGCAATTACTAAGTTACATTGCCATGGAGCCGCCGTATTCATTTGATGCAGAGGCTGTTCGTAATGAGAAAGCAAAAGTTTTACATGCGATATATCCTTATTCACATGAAGATGTATTGTCTTGTACGGTAAGGGGTCAATATGGAGAAGGCGTTCTCGCTAATGGAGAAAAGGTTTCCGGATACCGTTCCGAACCGGATGTAAATCCGAAATCGAACACAGAAACGTTTGTTGCCCTGAAAATGATGATTGATAATTGGCGTTGGGCGGGTGTCCCTTTCTATATTCGTACCGGGAAGCGGATGGCAAAGAGGATGACAGAGATTGTTATTTATTTTAAAAAACCGCCTTTTACTTTATTCAGGGAGACCGCCGTTGAGAATTTGGAAACAAATGTTTTGGTTATCAGGATTCAACCCAATGAAGGCATTTCTTTGAGTTTCAGTGCAAAAAAACCGGGAGCTACACTTGATATTGGAACAATGAAAATGGATTTTACCTACTCTGATTTTTTTGGAAATAAAAAGGCCGCCATTGGATATGAAGCCTTGCTTTATGATTGCATGCATGGAGATGCGACTTTGTTCTTGAGATCAGACAATGTCGAATGTGCCTGGAGTACGTTAACAACGATATTAGATGTCTGGGGAACTTTACCTGCACGAAACTTCCCTAATTATGCTTCCGGTTCCTGGGGGCCTGGGGATTCTAATAAACTATTGGCTAAAGATGGACGCGCGTGGAGGAATAGTGCATGA
- the aroA gene encoding 3-phosphoshikimate 1-carboxyvinyltransferase, with amino-acid sequence MNICKEEFVVDILEIKPTGRIRASVLVPGSKSYTNRALITALLAAGPSVIKNPLLSDDTRFMIAGLNTIGVSVKSVPEDNSLLVNGCSGKVPAREANIYAGNAGTVVRFMTAALTLGNGRYEIDGVERMRNRPIQELLDSLNQLGANVVSKDNTGCPPVVIHAHGLKGGTVRMKGDVSSQYVSAILLAAPYATNDVRLVITEDLVSKNYVDMTIDVMRKFGVTVRQDAYREFFIESGQCYKGCGYIVEPDASNASYFLAAAAITGGKVKIEGLGTNSLQGDAAFADILSRMGCTVKKSDDWMEIEGGELKGIDIDMNDTPDVVQTLAVVAVFAKGKTHIRNVKNLRYKETDRIKALVTELQKIGVNVIEYDDGLEIEPAAPHAARIATYDDHRMAMSFALIGLRSEGITLENPDCVAKTFPDYFEKLQSICNETP; translated from the coding sequence ATGAACATCTGTAAGGAGGAATTTGTGGTTGATATATTGGAAATAAAACCAACCGGCAGGATCCGGGCATCCGTTCTTGTTCCCGGATCAAAAAGCTACACGAACAGGGCCCTGATAACCGCTTTGCTTGCGGCAGGACCATCCGTCATAAAAAATCCGCTGCTGAGCGATGATACCCGGTTCATGATAGCAGGTCTTAACACCATAGGAGTATCCGTTAAAAGTGTTCCGGAAGATAATTCGCTGCTGGTAAACGGCTGCAGCGGTAAAGTACCTGCCAGGGAAGCAAACATATATGCAGGCAACGCCGGAACTGTTGTCCGATTTATGACTGCGGCCCTGACGTTAGGGAACGGCAGGTATGAGATAGACGGGGTTGAACGGATGAGGAACAGACCAATTCAGGAATTGCTTGATAGTCTGAATCAACTTGGGGCAAATGTCGTGTCAAAGGATAATACCGGTTGTCCGCCTGTTGTGATACATGCGCACGGACTGAAGGGGGGTACAGTCAGGATGAAGGGTGATGTAAGCAGTCAGTATGTCAGTGCAATCCTTTTAGCAGCCCCCTATGCGACTAATGATGTCCGTCTTGTAATAACAGAGGATCTCGTTTCGAAAAATTATGTTGATATGACAATCGATGTCATGAGGAAATTCGGTGTAACGGTAAGGCAGGATGCGTACAGAGAGTTTTTTATTGAATCCGGTCAGTGCTATAAGGGGTGCGGGTACATCGTCGAGCCAGATGCATCTAACGCCTCATACTTCCTGGCAGCCGCAGCGATAACGGGAGGAAAGGTGAAAATTGAAGGCCTGGGTACCAATTCACTCCAGGGTGATGCCGCATTTGCCGACATATTGAGCAGAATGGGCTGTACGGTGAAGAAAAGTGATGACTGGATGGAAATCGAAGGTGGGGAGTTGAAGGGGATAGACATCGACATGAATGATACCCCTGATGTTGTGCAGACCCTGGCGGTTGTTGCAGTCTTCGCAAAGGGGAAAACGCACATACGAAACGTGAAGAATCTTCGCTACAAAGAGACTGATCGGATTAAGGCACTTGTAACCGAACTCCAGAAAATCGGAGTCAATGTGATAGAATATGATGATGGTCTTGAGATCGAACCTGCTGCCCCTCATGCTGCCCGCATAGCAACATATGATGATCACCGTATGGCAATGAGCTTTGCGCTTATCGGTTTGCGATCAGAGGGGATTACGTTGGAAAATCCTGATTGTGTCGCAAAGACATTCCCTGACTATTTTGAAAAACTCCAGTCGATATGTAATGAAACACCTTGA
- a CDS encoding ion transporter — protein MKLRKILVYFFDTYETAWELFMVGLAIIFVIIGFLPDIFHFSDRGIAILGSIDSGITVFFILEFVTRISISSFRLGYLKEHWLDLVAILPVIRWLRAARLVRILRLSRITRLARVISSLNVLGVNVSQFARLNGLQWILLLLTGIMLASSGLLFYYERGVNEKINTYWDALYASLVTWMTPGYGDIAPVTVVGHIFGLVLILSGLITWGILIANLAAFLTSRKEVQGRVSPAIREIREKLAQFDHLDESELIALRGALNSLIADKLGVKPDYTL, from the coding sequence ATGAAACTTCGTAAAATACTTGTCTACTTTTTTGATACGTATGAGACTGCCTGGGAATTGTTCATGGTGGGACTTGCTATTATCTTCGTTATCATCGGTTTTCTTCCGGATATATTCCATTTTTCAGACAGGGGAATCGCCATACTTGGCAGCATAGATTCGGGCATCACCGTATTTTTTATCCTTGAATTCGTCACCCGCATTTCAATCTCTTCTTTTCGATTAGGCTATTTGAAGGAACACTGGCTTGACCTCGTCGCCATACTGCCGGTGATACGCTGGCTGAGAGCGGCGCGGCTTGTTCGCATCCTGAGGCTGTCCAGGATTACACGCCTGGCGCGGGTTATCAGCTCGCTCAATGTGCTGGGTGTTAACGTCTCCCAGTTCGCCAGGCTTAACGGGCTGCAGTGGATACTCCTTTTGCTCACGGGCATCATGCTTGCTTCTTCAGGTCTCCTGTTTTACTACGAACGCGGGGTAAATGAAAAAATCAATACCTACTGGGATGCTCTCTATGCATCACTGGTAACGTGGATGACACCCGGCTATGGCGACATTGCACCGGTCACGGTCGTCGGGCACATCTTCGGGCTCGTGCTTATTCTTTCCGGGTTGATAACATGGGGTATTCTCATCGCCAACCTGGCGGCCTTCCTGACCTCCAGAAAGGAGGTACAAGGCAGGGTAAGTCCCGCCATCAGAGAGATACGGGAAAAACTGGCACAGTTTGATCACCTGGACGAGTCAGAGCTGATCGCTTTACGCGGGGCACTTAATTCCCTCATCGCTGATAAGCTGGGGGTAAAGCCGGACTATACTCTGTAG
- a CDS encoding alpha-amylase family glycosyl hydrolase — MAKKKISHIYEINTRIWLKELSHRYQSEIKLDTIPDEEITGIRKFGFDAVWLMGVWRSSGRGRDIALHHEGLRSEFLKVFPDLKPEDIGCSPYSVAGYEIDSSLGDRKSILDFKKRLNRHGIKLLLDFVPNHVALDHPWVKTKPQLFINGSEADIRNNPETFFTVDNYKTIVAYGKDPYFPAWTDVAQLNYFNPQTRKSIHDVVLSIAQLCDGLRCDMAMLILKRIQREIWGDRVFNSNKFDEPDQEFWQEVIVDVKQSYPGFIFIAEVYWGLETELLLLGFDYAYDKPFYDALKEMDIGKLKGVLTEHDDVCNKNLRFIENHDEDRAVTAFGVEKSMAAALIMTITPGVQLFHQGQLEGFKIRLPVQLIRRPEEKTDQRINSFYKMLLSNTDTIMQGDNSWILLEPSPAWEGNRTNDNFIGVFNSNHFLLIINYSASQSQCYLHLPVADIFSGTENLTFEDMANPVEYIRSREEIVSRGLYLDITPYGFHLFKVSGEHE, encoded by the coding sequence ATGGCGAAAAAGAAAATTTCACACATTTATGAGATTAACACCCGTATATGGCTGAAAGAGCTGTCACATAGATATCAGAGTGAAATAAAACTGGATACTATCCCTGATGAAGAGATAACAGGCATCAGGAAATTCGGATTTGACGCTGTCTGGCTGATGGGGGTGTGGCGCTCAAGCGGGAGAGGAAGAGATATTGCGCTTCATCATGAAGGCCTCCGCAGTGAATTCCTGAAGGTATTTCCGGATCTTAAGCCGGAAGATATCGGTTGTTCCCCTTATTCGGTAGCCGGGTATGAAATCGACAGTTCTCTGGGTGACCGTAAAAGCATTCTGGATTTTAAAAAAAGATTGAACAGGCACGGAATTAAACTTCTTCTGGATTTTGTGCCGAATCATGTAGCGTTAGACCATCCCTGGGTTAAAACAAAACCTCAGCTTTTTATAAATGGATCGGAAGCAGATATAAGGAATAACCCGGAAACATTCTTTACTGTGGATAATTATAAAACAATAGTAGCGTATGGAAAAGACCCTTATTTCCCTGCATGGACAGATGTTGCACAGTTAAATTATTTTAATCCCCAGACACGAAAGTCTATCCATGATGTAGTATTAAGCATAGCCCAACTCTGTGACGGGCTGCGCTGTGATATGGCGATGTTGATTCTAAAAAGAATCCAGCGTGAAATCTGGGGGGACAGAGTATTCAACAGCAATAAATTCGATGAACCGGATCAGGAGTTCTGGCAGGAAGTTATTGTGGATGTAAAGCAATCATATCCCGGCTTTATCTTTATTGCCGAGGTGTATTGGGGTCTTGAGACCGAACTTCTGTTACTCGGGTTTGATTATGCGTATGACAAACCTTTCTATGATGCCTTAAAAGAAATGGATATTGGAAAATTAAAAGGTGTCCTGACAGAGCATGATGATGTATGTAATAAAAATCTGAGATTTATTGAAAATCATGACGAAGACCGTGCAGTAACAGCATTTGGCGTTGAAAAGTCAATGGCTGCCGCATTAATTATGACTATTACCCCTGGTGTCCAGCTTTTTCACCAGGGGCAGTTGGAAGGTTTTAAAATCAGACTGCCGGTGCAGCTGATCAGGAGGCCTGAAGAAAAAACAGACCAGCGGATTAATTCTTTTTATAAGATGCTCTTGTCGAATACTGACACAATAATGCAGGGTGATAACAGTTGGATTCTCTTAGAACCGTCTCCTGCATGGGAGGGCAATAGAACCAATGATAATTTTATAGGAGTGTTTAACTCAAATCACTTCCTGCTGATTATAAATTATTCAGCCTCCCAATCGCAGTGTTACCTGCATCTTCCGGTAGCTGATATTTTCTCTGGGACAGAGAATCTGACATTTGAAGACATGGCAAATCCGGTCGAATATATCAGGTCAAGGGAAGAGATTGTTTCCAGGGGCCTCTATCTTGATATTACCCCCTATGGATTTCACCTGTTCAAGGTATCAGGGGAGCATGAATAA
- a CDS encoding aminoacyl-histidine dipeptidase, whose protein sequence is MWESFSQITQIPRPSKKEEKIAKFIKEIALQHNLPCKQDSAGNLLITKPATPGMDDRPIIVLQSHLDMVCEKNEGKEHDFEKDPIVIKREGDWIMAEGTSLGADNGIGVAAALTIIKSDTLVHGPLEFLFTVDEETGLTGAKSLQGDFVNGRILLNLDSEEDGTLFIGGAGGLSTSLMKKIEWVYTPSGCIAYKIKLSGLCGGHSGLDINKGLGNAIKLMTRFLFHLNQDAEVYLFSFNSGEKHNAIPREAEAGIVIRGEYEILLQKAVKKFETIYMNELLFTEKNVKLRINRIKEPPSQVFSSHFQNTLISLLYTLHHGVLRMSCGVPGQVETSSNLAAVHTSENRVEILTSQRSSMITGIDDCANKIKTAGFLAGMEVKQGNRYPVWQPDPDSKLVKVCRSVYHELYGCEPEVKTIHAGLECGIIRDHFKGMDTISFGPTIQSPHSPDERMNIQTVKKFWDYLVLLLKNIR, encoded by the coding sequence TTGTGGGAGAGTTTTTCTCAGATTACACAAATTCCCCGGCCGTCAAAAAAAGAGGAGAAGATTGCAAAATTCATCAAAGAGATTGCTCTTCAGCACAATCTCCCGTGTAAGCAGGACAGTGCGGGTAACCTCTTAATCACGAAACCTGCAACACCAGGCATGGACGATCGCCCAATCATTGTACTCCAGAGTCACCTGGATATGGTTTGCGAGAAAAATGAAGGGAAAGAGCATGATTTTGAAAAAGACCCCATCGTGATAAAACGCGAAGGTGACTGGATCATGGCAGAGGGTACTTCACTCGGAGCTGACAACGGGATCGGTGTAGCTGCAGCGTTGACCATAATTAAATCTGACACACTTGTCCATGGACCGCTCGAATTTCTCTTTACCGTAGACGAGGAAACCGGTCTTACGGGAGCAAAATCACTTCAAGGTGATTTTGTAAACGGTCGAATTCTTTTAAATTTAGACTCCGAAGAGGACGGCACGCTGTTTATAGGTGGTGCAGGCGGGCTGAGCACCTCCTTGATGAAAAAGATTGAATGGGTGTACACGCCTTCCGGATGCATAGCGTACAAAATCAAGCTTAGCGGTCTCTGCGGCGGTCATTCCGGCCTGGATATCAATAAAGGTCTGGGGAACGCAATCAAACTCATGACACGATTCCTGTTTCATCTCAATCAGGATGCAGAAGTGTATCTTTTTTCCTTTAACAGCGGAGAAAAACACAATGCAATCCCAAGAGAGGCAGAAGCTGGAATTGTCATAAGGGGTGAATATGAAATCCTGTTGCAGAAAGCGGTGAAAAAGTTTGAGACCATATACATGAATGAGCTTCTGTTTACTGAGAAGAACGTAAAGTTGCGTATCAACCGGATTAAAGAACCACCTTCTCAAGTATTCAGCTCACATTTTCAGAATACGCTTATCTCTCTTCTCTATACTCTCCACCATGGTGTTTTGAGGATGAGCTGTGGGGTACCTGGCCAGGTTGAAACATCATCGAACCTTGCAGCCGTTCATACTTCTGAAAATCGAGTCGAAATATTGACCAGCCAGAGAAGTTCGATGATTACAGGCATTGATGATTGCGCCAACAAAATCAAGACTGCTGGTTTCCTTGCAGGCATGGAGGTAAAACAGGGAAATCGCTATCCTGTCTGGCAACCGGATCCGGACTCAAAGTTAGTGAAGGTTTGCCGATCAGTTTACCATGAATTATATGGATGTGAACCTGAAGTCAAGACAATTCACGCGGGATTGGAGTGCGGCATAATCAGGGATCATTTTAAAGGGATGGACACCATTTCATTCGGCCCTACAATACAGAGCCCTCATTCACCAGATGAGAGAATGAATATCCAGACGGTAAAAAAATTCTGGGATTATCTGGTACTCCTTCTGAAAAATATCCGGTAA
- a CDS encoding YchF/TatD family DNA exonuclease, protein MIIDTHTHLDFPDYRNEVDEVILRAKNVGVEYFINVGVSVKSTKRSLELAQRFSEVFASAGIHPNEASNVSEDDWTCLENLAGKEKIVAIGETGLDYYRDRSSPDEQKKLFHRHLELAMRMKLPVIIHNRDASSDCLDILRSYDGKIEGVIHCFSGDKDTAEKFLDLGFHISFAGPVTFPKATALRAVVRRVPVERLVLETDCPFLAPQPKRGERNEPSYLEHVIPVLAELQKLSVEDIKRITTHNAMNLFRIGHPDTQGGKIAYVIRNSLYLNITSRCSNRCVFCSRETAPYVKGYYLGLEKEPTIEELITAIGDPSGYDEVVFCGFGESTERMDVLTSVARYLKEKGAVVRLDTNGLGDLINGRSICEELKGLIDTICISLNTDNADEYERLCQPSFDGKPYDGNAYASLISFIKKAKKFIPDVMVSVVSVPGVDIESCRKIAEELGVRFRVREYNNVG, encoded by the coding sequence ATGATAATTGATACGCATACGCACCTGGATTTTCCTGACTACCGTAATGAAGTTGACGAGGTAATATTACGGGCAAAAAATGTTGGTGTTGAATACTTTATCAACGTAGGTGTAAGTGTTAAGTCAACTAAGAGATCCCTTGAACTTGCACAGCGGTTCAGTGAGGTTTTTGCGAGTGCGGGAATCCATCCAAATGAGGCGTCAAATGTTTCAGAAGATGACTGGACCTGTCTGGAAAATTTAGCGGGAAAAGAAAAGATTGTTGCCATCGGTGAGACAGGACTTGATTATTACCGTGATCGCAGCAGCCCTGATGAACAGAAAAAGCTGTTTCATCGGCATCTGGAACTTGCAATGCGGATGAAACTTCCTGTTATCATTCACAACCGTGATGCAAGCAGTGACTGTCTTGATATTCTTCGTTCCTATGATGGGAAGATAGAAGGTGTCATTCACTGTTTCAGCGGTGATAAGGACACTGCGGAGAAGTTTCTGGATCTGGGTTTTCATATCTCATTTGCAGGACCCGTAACATTTCCCAAGGCAACAGCACTAAGAGCGGTTGTCAGGAGAGTGCCGGTGGAAAGGCTGGTTCTGGAAACAGATTGCCCTTTTCTCGCCCCGCAACCAAAGAGGGGAGAGCGAAATGAGCCGTCTTATCTCGAGCACGTGATTCCTGTCCTTGCCGAACTGCAGAAACTTTCCGTTGAAGACATTAAAAGAATTACAACTCACAATGCCATGAATCTTTTCCGTATCGGACATCCCGATACTCAAGGGGGGAAGATTGCGTATGTAATTAGAAACTCACTTTATCTTAACATAACAAGCCGGTGTTCAAATCGTTGTGTCTTCTGCTCCCGGGAAACAGCTCCCTATGTCAAGGGTTATTATCTTGGTCTTGAAAAGGAGCCAACGATAGAAGAGTTGATAACGGCTATCGGAGATCCTTCGGGATATGATGAAGTTGTTTTTTGCGGGTTTGGAGAGTCCACGGAGAGAATGGATGTGTTAACGTCAGTTGCCCGATATCTGAAAGAGAAGGGGGCGGTAGTGAGGCTTGATACCAATGGCCTGGGGGATCTGATTAACGGCAGATCTATCTGTGAAGAGCTGAAGGGGTTGATAGACACCATATGCATAAGTTTAAATACTGACAATGCTGATGAATACGAACGATTATGCCAGCCTTCATTTGATGGTAAACCTTATGATGGTAATGCCTATGCCTCTCTGATCTCTTTTATCAAAAAGGCAAAGAAATTCATACCCGACGTAATGGTCTCTGTCGTCAGCGTACCGGGTGTTGACATTGAGAGCTGCAGGAAGATCGCCGAAGAGCTGGGTGTCCGATTCCGGGTAAGGGAATATAACAATGTTGGCTGA
- a CDS encoding glucokinase, producing the protein MKVLCGDIRGTNTRLALFEVAETVLEILEEETFKSLESPTLEIIVSEFLQKRRISSPLSGCFGIAGPVKIGICQTTNLPWFIRLSKLVSELQTQRVCL; encoded by the coding sequence ATGAAGGTTTTGTGCGGTGATATCAGAGGAACAAATACACGTTTGGCTTTATTTGAAGTTGCGGAAACAGTTTTAGAAATTCTTGAAGAGGAAACTTTTAAGAGCCTGGAATCTCCTACTCTTGAAATAATTGTCAGTGAATTCTTACAGAAGAGAAGAATATCTTCGCCTCTGTCGGGTTGTTTTGGTATTGCAGGTCCTGTCAAAATTGGTATTTGTCAAACAACGAATTTACCTTGGTTTATACGACTATCGAAGCTTGTTTCTGAATTGCAGACGCAAAGGGTGTGTTTATGA
- a CDS encoding TVP38/TMEM64 family protein: MTNKKSIIKFAILIIIIAGAYFAFRYTSLSQYTQKEVLLDLLSRFREHWWGPPVFIIIYGIGSVFALPGSLLTLCGGAIFGVVWGSFYNILASNLGATLAFLMARYFGRDFVARLMNGRIESFDEKVAGHGFRFIFTLRLIPLVPFNGLNFGSGLSRIKYRDYLLGSVLGMLPGTFIYTYFADALLSGMTGSGKKAMTNLIIAGSLLILISLVPTMYKKFKKTEKIIL, encoded by the coding sequence ATGACGAACAAGAAATCAATTATAAAGTTTGCAATTCTGATAATTATTATTGCGGGTGCGTACTTTGCGTTCAGATATACTTCCTTGTCGCAATATACCCAAAAGGAAGTGCTTCTGGATCTTCTTTCTCGGTTCAGGGAACATTGGTGGGGACCTCCCGTTTTCATTATTATTTATGGTATCGGATCTGTTTTCGCGTTACCCGGTTCACTCTTAACCTTGTGCGGAGGGGCAATATTCGGGGTGGTATGGGGTAGTTTTTATAACATATTGGCCTCTAATCTGGGTGCTACTCTTGCATTCTTGATGGCAAGATACTTCGGGCGAGATTTCGTGGCAAGGCTTATGAATGGAAGGATAGAGTCCTTTGATGAAAAAGTTGCCGGTCATGGTTTCCGGTTTATATTCACACTCAGGCTAATCCCTCTTGTCCCTTTTAATGGACTTAACTTTGGCTCTGGTCTTTCCAGGATTAAGTACCGTGATTATTTGCTGGGTTCAGTCCTTGGCATGTTGCCCGGCACATTTATTTATACCTATTTTGCAGATGCTCTTCTCAGTGGCATGACAGGGAGCGGAAAAAAGGCAATGACGAATTTGATTATTGCAGGTTCGCTGTTGATATTGATTTCCCTGGTACCAACTATGTATAAAAAATTTAAGAAAACTGAGAAAATAATATTATGA
- the hemC gene encoding hydroxymethylbilane synthase: protein MDKKKKVVIGSRGSKLALIQANWVKTQLEEKYPETEFAIEKIKTTGDKITDVPLAKIGAVGLFTKELENALLDKKVDLVVHSAKDVQTEIPEGLVLGAFTERKDPHDVLISKDNVSLRDLPKNTKIGTSSLRRRSQILAFRPDIEVVDIRGNLDTRLQKIESGELDAIVVAMAGLQRFGQTDKVSEVISYDIMLPAVGQGALCIEIRDGDLVIEKIVSTLNHYDTRYAVKAERALLAKLQGGCQVPVGAHAEVLYPVNIKIEAVIGSLDGTTIYRDSVTGKVDDCEILGEELANKLSGMGGYAILSEIRSSLAKE from the coding sequence TTGGACAAAAAGAAAAAAGTTGTTATCGGGTCAAGAGGAAGTAAATTAGCCTTGATACAGGCTAATTGGGTTAAAACACAATTGGAAGAAAAGTATCCGGAAACCGAATTTGCTATTGAAAAGATAAAGACAACCGGAGATAAAATAACGGATGTACCGCTTGCGAAGATCGGTGCAGTAGGGCTGTTTACGAAAGAGCTTGAAAATGCTCTTCTCGATAAGAAGGTTGATCTTGTCGTTCATAGCGCCAAAGATGTTCAGACAGAGATACCGGAAGGCCTGGTACTTGGTGCTTTTACTGAACGCAAGGACCCCCACGATGTACTTATCAGCAAAGATAATGTCTCTTTACGGGATCTGCCGAAAAATACAAAAATTGGTACGAGTAGTCTAAGGCGAAGATCACAGATTCTTGCTTTCCGGCCGGATATTGAAGTTGTTGATATCAGGGGAAATCTTGATACGAGGTTACAGAAAATAGAATCAGGAGAATTAGATGCTATCGTAGTAGCCATGGCAGGTTTGCAGCGATTTGGCCAAACCGACAAAGTAAGTGAAGTAATATCATATGATATTATGCTCCCTGCGGTTGGGCAGGGGGCACTCTGTATAGAAATACGAGACGGTGATTTAGTCATTGAGAAAATCGTCTCAACCCTGAACCATTACGATACAAGGTATGCCGTCAAGGCGGAAAGAGCCCTGCTTGCAAAGCTCCAGGGAGGATGTCAGGTCCCGGTAGGTGCTCACGCAGAAGTATTATACCCTGTCAATATAAAAATAGAAGCTGTTATAGGCTCACTGGATGGAACTACCATCTACAGAGATTCAGTTACCGGCAAGGTAGATGATTGTGAAATTCTGGGGGAGGAACTTGCAAACAAGCTTTCAGGCATGGGCGGTTATGCGATTTTAAGTGAAATACGAAGCAGTCTTGCAAAAGAATAA